From a single Brassica oleracea var. oleracea cultivar TO1000 chromosome C5, BOL, whole genome shotgun sequence genomic region:
- the LOC106293260 gene encoding uncharacterized protein LOC106293260: MMSRLLFFFVFLYTVTTLTSTTSGACQTSCGSIQINYPFGIDKGCGSPQFQGMLNCSSTDLYFITPSGGYKVRSIDYDKNTMVVFDPLMSTCSTLQPHHDFKLSDIQNAIIRPSYDTVFALFNCSSDSPVQNRYKSLCFEAAGHSCDELYSSCTSFGIFNTTSGNNTASLGNSTVSATPYCCFTSYDTVRVMSMNILDCSHYTTVIDDGKMRGVTPVDWSYGIELSYSVPEIGCDRCRKSGGTCGFDAETQIFLCQCSNNTSPRDCGGVSDKGGCNSRSTNYAMLLLGMLVSFICAIL, from the exons ATGATGTCGAGGCTCTTATTCTTCTTTGTCTTCCTCTACACAGTAACAACTCTAACATCAACAACCTCAGGAGCTTGCCAAACATCCTGCGGCAGCATCCAAATAAACTACCCGTTCGGTATTGACAAAGGTTGCGGATCTCCACAGTTCCAAGGAATGCTCAACTGCTCCTCCACCGATCTGTATTTCATCACTCCTTCCGGAGGCTACAAGGTACGGTCAATCGACTACGACAAGAACACGATGGTTGTCTTCGATCCGTTAATGTCCACTTGCTCCACCCTCCAGCCTCACCACGATTTCAAACTCTCGGATATCCAGAACGCTATTATAAGACCCTCGTACGACACCGTTTTCGCTCTCTTCAACTGCTCCAGTGACTCTCCGGTTCAGAATCGGTACAAGAGTCTCTGCTTCGAAGCCGCCGGCCACTCCTGCGACGAGCTTTATAGCTCGTGTACTTCCTTTGGCATCTTCAACACTACTTCTG GTAACAATACGGCGTCGCTAGGTAACAGTACGGTGAGTGCGACGCCGTATTGTTGTTTCACGAGCTACGATACGGTTCGTGTGATGAGTATGAACATCTTGGACTGTTCACATTACACGACGGTGATTGACGATGGAAAAATGAGAGGTGTGACGCCTGTGGATTGGTCGTATGGAATCGAGCTTTCGTACTCGGTGCCGGAGATTGGTTGCGACCGTTGCCGGAAGTCAGGCGGCACGTGTGGTTTCGACGCCGAGACGCAGATCTTTCTTTGCCAGTGTTCCAACAACACTTCTCCACGAGATTGTG GTGGTGTGAGTGACAAAGGAGGTTGCAACTCTAGAAGCACTAATTATGCTATGCTTTTGTTGGGGATGCTCGTATCTTTTATTTGCGCAATCTTATGA
- the LOC106292237 gene encoding glutathione S-transferase T3-like, which yields MIRLIGVSPYDTGSSHASNSAWLNTSKDPIVSNEQKAGTFWKRIEEYVNASPLLIGSIPREWSQCKQRWGRVNEQVCKFVGSHEAALKEQASRQNENDVMKAAHDIFFNDYLVKFSMEHCWRELRFDQKWRSHSFSKDGAKEKRKEPAEEVPADQDVRPPGVKASKAAKRKKHTNEAAFDQIESILAAKNTISKQKILDRLLAKTEATLSPQEVCRSRVAVGGCVRVDVLLVGLGFFWYQVTGSLFDSRVVF from the exons ATGATCCGTCTCATTGGAGTGAGCCCGTATGATACGGGTTCAAGCCACGCGTCGAACAG TGCTTGGTTGAACACCAGCAAGGATCCAATCGTGAGTAACGAGCAGAAGGCAGGCACGTTCTGGAAGCGCATAGAGGAGTATGTCAATGCTAGTCCTCTGCTCATTGGCTCCATTCCTAGGGAGTGGAGTCAATGTAAGCAGAGGTGGGGAAGGGTTAATGAGCAGGTATGCAAGTTTGTTGGAAGCCATGAAGCCGCGCTGAAGGAGCAAGCTAGTAGGCAAAATGAGAATGATGTCATGAAGGCTGCCCATGACATCTTCTTTAACGACTATCTTGTCAAGTTCAGTATGGAACATTGTTGGAGGGAGCTTAGGTTTGATCAAAAATGGAGATCACACTCATTCTCGAAAGATGGTGCAAAGGAGAAAAGGAAGGAACCGGCGGAGGAGGTTCCTGCGGACCAAGATGTTAGGCCTCCTGGCGTTAAGGCTAGCAAAGCAGCCAAACGCAAGAAGCACACGAATGAAGCAGCTTTTGATCAGATAGAGAGCATATTAGCTGCGAAAAATACTATATCCAAACAGAAAATCCTTGATCGCTTGCTAGCAAAAACTGAAGCTACACTTTCTCCACAAGAA GTTTGTAGGTCACGGGTTGCGGTAGGTGGATGTGTGCGTGTGGACGTGTTGTTAGTAGGTCTCGGCTTCTTTTGGTATCAGGTCACGGGTTCTCTGTTTGATTCACGG GTTGTGTTTTGA